From a single Mesorhizobium shangrilense genomic region:
- a CDS encoding glutamine synthetase — translation MTSTVEPLVAVVTTDLSAVTRGRFIAESKLQKTAATGVGWLQANLSMTPFNSIVDPNPWGSSGDLRLMPDLGARFRTTRTGSTTPFDMVAGNIVELDGSPWLGCTRTMLKDALAELKAQTGLSVIAAFEHEFHIADGGFAPAHSMSFAALRRTDPFAPNLMAALEEAGIGPEVVIAEFGSEQFEVTNEPADALTAADRAVAIREITRELARNAGWRASFAPKIAPDAVGNGVHIHFSFVDEAGKPATYDPEQPGGLSTLAGAFCAGVLRHLPAITAMTASSVSSFYRLKPHSWSSSYTWLADRDREATLRICPTVTIGGRDPARQCNVEYRAADATGNPYLSLAAIVRAGLEGLKAKLPSPPLVTGDPTLMSEAERAQLGLVRLPETLLAALEALLADSTVTGWFAPVFIETFVGLKRHEAERLAGLDPASICDLYRTLY, via the coding sequence ATGACATCGACTGTCGAACCTCTCGTTGCCGTCGTCACGACCGATCTCTCGGCGGTGACGCGGGGTCGCTTCATCGCCGAAAGCAAGCTGCAGAAGACCGCCGCGACCGGCGTCGGCTGGTTGCAGGCCAATCTGTCGATGACGCCGTTCAATTCTATCGTCGACCCCAATCCCTGGGGTTCGTCAGGCGACCTGCGGCTGATGCCCGACCTCGGCGCGCGGTTTCGAACGACGCGGACCGGATCGACGACACCGTTCGACATGGTGGCCGGCAACATCGTCGAACTCGACGGCAGCCCATGGCTTGGCTGCACGCGGACCATGCTGAAGGACGCGCTGGCCGAACTGAAAGCCCAAACCGGCCTTTCCGTCATCGCCGCCTTCGAGCACGAATTCCATATCGCCGACGGCGGCTTCGCCCCGGCGCATTCGATGTCTTTTGCTGCCTTGCGGCGCACGGACCCCTTCGCGCCCAATTTGATGGCGGCACTGGAGGAAGCGGGCATCGGCCCCGAGGTGGTCATCGCCGAATTCGGCAGCGAACAGTTCGAGGTGACGAACGAACCGGCCGACGCGCTGACAGCAGCGGACCGTGCCGTCGCGATCCGCGAAATCACGCGTGAGCTGGCACGCAATGCCGGCTGGCGCGCGAGCTTCGCGCCCAAGATCGCTCCTGATGCGGTCGGCAACGGCGTGCACATTCATTTCAGTTTCGTCGATGAGGCCGGCAAGCCGGCGACCTACGATCCCGAGCAGCCGGGCGGCCTTTCAACCCTTGCCGGTGCCTTCTGCGCCGGTGTGCTGCGTCACCTGCCCGCGATCACCGCCATGACGGCGTCAAGTGTGTCGTCCTTCTACAGGCTGAAGCCGCACAGCTGGAGTTCGTCCTACACCTGGCTGGCCGACCGCGATCGCGAAGCGACCTTGCGCATCTGCCCGACCGTGACCATCGGCGGACGCGATCCGGCACGGCAATGCAATGTCGAGTACCGGGCCGCCGACGCCACCGGCAATCCCTATCTGTCACTGGCGGCAATCGTGCGCGCCGGGCTGGAGGGGCTGAAGGCAAAACTGCCGTCGCCGCCGCTGGTCACCGGCGACCCGACACTGATGAGCGAAGCGGAACGGGCACAGCTCGGTCTCGTGCGCCTGCCCGAAACCCTGCTGGCTGCACTGGAGGCACTTCTAGCCGACAGCACCGTCACCGGATGGTTCGCGCCGGTCTTCATCGAAACCTTCGTCGGGCTTAAGCGACACGAGGCCGAGCGTCTTGCCGGTCTCGATCCGGCCTCGATCTGCGATCTCTACCGGACGCTTTATTGA
- a CDS encoding N-formylglutamate amidohydrolase — protein sequence MTLQNEKDWPAAVDVLNEHGHSDIVLLCEHASNHMPAEYGQLGLDAGHLRRHIAWDIGAAEVTRLLSARLDAPAFLSGYSRLLIDLNRPLDTQGSIPVLSEDTDIPGNAGLDAEERTRRAEIMFTPFHDRVAAHLDRREKNGRPTRIVTIHSFTPVFLGVARSWHAGVLHDRASDLAEAILSGLRTDAALNVSANVPYVISRDADYAVPVHGDDRGIPAVLIEIRQDLLSNRSGIEEWADRLAAAIPVRQTETVS from the coding sequence ATGACTCTGCAGAATGAAAAAGACTGGCCCGCAGCAGTCGATGTCCTCAATGAGCACGGGCATTCCGATATCGTCCTGTTGTGCGAGCATGCGTCCAATCACATGCCGGCCGAATATGGACAGCTCGGCCTCGATGCCGGTCATCTGCGACGCCACATCGCCTGGGATATCGGTGCCGCCGAGGTGACCCGCCTGCTGTCCGCACGGCTCGATGCGCCGGCCTTCCTCAGCGGCTATTCGAGGCTGCTGATCGACCTCAACCGGCCTCTGGATACGCAGGGCAGCATTCCCGTGCTGTCGGAAGACACCGACATCCCCGGCAATGCCGGCCTGGATGCGGAGGAACGAACCCGGCGTGCAGAAATCATGTTCACGCCGTTCCATGACCGGGTTGCCGCGCATCTGGATCGCCGGGAGAAAAATGGCCGGCCGACGCGGATCGTGACGATCCATTCCTTCACGCCGGTCTTCCTCGGGGTTGCCCGGTCCTGGCACGCGGGCGTGCTTCATGACCGTGCAAGCGACCTCGCTGAAGCGATCCTGTCGGGACTGCGCACTGATGCGGCGCTCAACGTTTCGGCCAACGTGCCCTATGTGATCAGCCGCGACGCCGACTATGCGGTGCCTGTCCATGGCGATGATCGCGGCATTCCCGCTGTTCTGATCGAGATCAGGCAGGACCTGCTGTCGAACCGGTCCGGCATCGAGGAATGGGCGGACCGGCTGGCGGCAGCAATTCCCGTACGGCAAACGGAGACTGTCTCGTGA
- a CDS encoding aspartate aminotransferase family protein, with the protein MSNLSLRERDAATIAQIGKLRFSPLSVIGGRGNRLIEEGGRSLLDLSASAGPAVLGYGHPAIVEAVESSVRNMAGASLLLYPNEPAVSLAERLLAITPREGERRVWFGHSGSDANDCAVRVLQAATGRSRFISFIGSYHGNLSGSMGISGHTAMTHTLPRPGVLLLPYPDPYRPNFSGEDVLALLDYQFETTCPPHQVAAVFIEPLMSDGGLIVPPPGFLKALQERCRKHGIRIVVDEVKVGLARTGMMHGFQHEGLEPDMVVFGKGIGGGLPLSAVVGPKEIMDHAPAFALQTTAGNPVATSAGNAVLKTIENEGLVERSARTGKLFADALRALAAKHEIIGDVRGRGLAIGVDLVKDRKTREPVAATTTAKIIYRGYELGAAFSYVGLKANVLEFMPPLTLTEDEVAEGVAIVDQAIVDVNAGKVADADVASFMMW; encoded by the coding sequence GTGAGCAATCTCAGCCTGCGCGAGCGCGACGCCGCGACCATTGCCCAGATCGGCAAGCTGCGTTTCTCGCCGCTCAGCGTCATTGGCGGCCGGGGCAACCGGCTGATCGAGGAGGGCGGCCGCTCTTTGCTCGACCTGTCGGCATCCGCCGGCCCGGCGGTGCTCGGCTACGGCCATCCGGCCATCGTCGAGGCGGTCGAGTCCTCCGTTCGCAACATGGCGGGCGCCAGCCTGCTGCTCTATCCGAACGAACCCGCAGTCTCGCTGGCCGAGCGATTGCTGGCAATCACGCCCCGAGAAGGCGAACGGCGCGTCTGGTTCGGCCATTCCGGGTCGGACGCTAATGACTGCGCCGTGCGCGTGCTGCAGGCGGCCACCGGCCGCTCGCGCTTCATCTCCTTCATCGGCTCCTATCACGGCAATCTTTCCGGTTCGATGGGCATCAGCGGCCACACCGCCATGACGCATACGCTGCCGAGGCCGGGCGTGCTGCTGCTCCCCTACCCCGATCCGTACCGGCCGAACTTCAGCGGCGAGGACGTGCTTGCCCTGCTCGATTATCAGTTCGAGACCACCTGCCCGCCACATCAGGTCGCGGCTGTCTTCATCGAGCCGCTGATGTCGGATGGCGGCCTGATCGTGCCGCCGCCCGGTTTCCTCAAGGCGTTGCAGGAGCGCTGCCGCAAGCACGGCATCAGGATCGTCGTCGACGAGGTCAAGGTCGGCCTTGCCCGCACAGGCATGATGCACGGCTTCCAGCATGAAGGACTTGAGCCGGACATGGTCGTCTTCGGCAAGGGCATCGGCGGCGGCCTGCCACTGTCGGCGGTGGTCGGGCCAAAAGAGATCATGGACCACGCGCCCGCCTTCGCGCTGCAGACGACCGCCGGCAATCCCGTCGCGACTTCCGCTGGCAATGCGGTGCTGAAGACGATCGAGAACGAAGGCTTGGTCGAGCGCTCGGCGCGGACAGGGAAACTCTTCGCCGATGCGCTGCGGGCGCTTGCCGCAAAGCACGAGATCATCGGCGACGTGCGCGGGCGCGGTCTCGCCATCGGCGTCGATCTGGTCAAGGACCGCAAGACGCGGGAGCCGGTCGCAGCGACCACGACCGCGAAGATAATCTATCGCGGTTATGAACTGGGTGCCGCCTTCAGCTATGTCGGGCTGAAAGCCAACGTGCTCGAATTCATGCCGCCGCTGACGCTGACCGAGGATGAGGTGGCAGAGGGCGTGGCGATCGTCGATCAGGCGATCGTCGACGTGAATGCCGGCAAGGTGGCGGATGCGGATGTCGCCTCATTCATGATGTGGTGA
- a CDS encoding D-lyxose/D-mannose family sugar isomerase encodes MKRSAINDIIREADAFIRSFGYIMPPFAYWSPEEMKARQVDSSAVFTSRLGWDITDYGQEKFKELGLFLFTVRNGRYEDMKKGMGMLYAEKIMISRKDQLSPMHRHNIKAEDIINRGGGKLVLELFMHDRDGGIDPKAEVSVPVDGTIHRLPAGGLLKLDPGQSVTLLPGVWHAFWAEGKDVLIGEVSTVNDDLTDNVFREPIGRFSNIDEDVAPVHLLVSDYEKWLG; translated from the coding sequence ATGAAACGCTCCGCCATCAACGACATCATCCGCGAAGCCGACGCGTTCATCCGCTCGTTCGGCTACATCATGCCACCCTTCGCCTACTGGTCGCCGGAAGAGATGAAGGCGCGTCAGGTCGATTCCTCGGCCGTGTTCACCTCGCGACTCGGCTGGGACATCACCGATTACGGCCAGGAGAAATTCAAGGAGCTCGGCCTCTTCCTGTTCACCGTTCGCAACGGGCGCTACGAGGACATGAAGAAGGGCATGGGCATGCTCTATGCCGAGAAGATCATGATCTCGCGCAAGGACCAGCTGTCGCCGATGCATCGCCACAACATCAAGGCCGAGGACATCATCAACCGCGGCGGCGGCAAGCTGGTGCTCGAACTGTTCATGCACGATCGCGACGGCGGCATCGATCCGAAGGCCGAGGTGTCGGTGCCTGTCGACGGAACCATCCACAGGCTGCCGGCGGGCGGGCTGCTCAAGCTCGACCCCGGCCAGAGCGTTACGCTGTTGCCGGGCGTCTGGCATGCCTTCTGGGCCGAGGGCAAGGATGTCCTGATCGGCGAGGTGTCGACCGTCAATGACGACCTCACCGACAACGTCTTCCGCGAGCCGATCGGCCGGTTCTCCAACATCGATGAGGATGTTGCTCCGGTGCACCTGCTGGTGTCCGACTACGAGAAGTGGTTGGGGTAA
- a CDS encoding D-TA family PLP-dependent enzyme produces MPTIHDLDTPSILIDAARAEANIARAQAHADRQGLKLRPHIKTHKLPYWAKKQVAAGAVGITCQKIGEVEVMADAGLTDIFLPYNILGRAKLERLLALHRRVTLSVTADSLDTIEGLAATFTDGGHRLPVLVECDTGMGRCGVQSASEAVALARQIDKAGGLAFGGLMTYPAAGRAEEAEAWLADAKQALAASGLACERISSGGTPDMWRSSNTSVVTEYRPGTYIYLDRYQVAKGVGGIDDCALTVLSTVVSHPTSTRAILDAGSKALSSDTLGLKDFGELLGAPDARVTGLSEEHGTVTLSGDAKLRIGDRVRVVPDHCCVVTNLFNQVNLIDGEKVLETLPLAARGRMG; encoded by the coding sequence ATGCCGACCATCCATGATCTCGATACGCCGTCGATCCTGATCGACGCCGCGCGCGCTGAAGCCAACATCGCCCGTGCGCAGGCCCATGCCGACCGCCAGGGATTGAAGCTGAGACCGCATATCAAGACCCACAAGCTGCCCTACTGGGCGAAGAAACAGGTCGCGGCAGGCGCCGTCGGCATCACCTGCCAGAAGATCGGCGAGGTCGAGGTGATGGCCGATGCCGGGCTGACCGACATCTTCCTCCCCTACAACATTCTCGGGCGCGCCAAGCTCGAGCGCTTGCTGGCGCTGCATCGCCGCGTGACGCTGTCGGTGACCGCCGATAGTCTGGACACGATCGAGGGGCTCGCCGCCACCTTCACCGATGGCGGTCATCGCCTGCCGGTGCTGGTGGAGTGCGATACCGGCATGGGCCGTTGCGGCGTCCAGTCGGCAAGCGAAGCCGTTGCACTGGCAAGGCAGATCGACAAGGCCGGCGGCCTCGCCTTCGGTGGCTTGATGACCTACCCAGCGGCCGGCCGCGCCGAAGAGGCCGAGGCGTGGCTGGCCGATGCCAAGCAAGCGTTGGCTGCATCGGGGCTCGCCTGCGAGCGCATCTCCAGCGGCGGCACCCCAGACATGTGGCGCTCCAGCAATACATCGGTCGTCACCGAATATCGCCCGGGCACTTACATCTATCTCGACCGTTATCAGGTCGCCAAAGGCGTGGGCGGCATCGACGATTGCGCGCTGACGGTGCTGTCGACGGTGGTCAGCCACCCGACATCGACGCGCGCCATACTTGATGCCGGCAGCAAGGCTCTGTCCAGCGACACGCTGGGACTCAAGGATTTTGGCGAGTTGCTCGGCGCTCCCGATGCAAGGGTCACCGGCCTCAGCGAAGAACATGGCACTGTCACGCTCTCGGGCGACGCGAAGCTGCGCATCGGTGATCGCGTCCGCGTGGTGCCCGACCATTGCTGCGTCGTCACCAACCTGTTCAACCAGGTCAATCTGATCGACGGGGAAAAAGTGCTGGAAACACTGCCGCTGGCAGCCCGCGGCCGGATGGGCTGA
- a CDS encoding heme ABC transporter permease encodes MSDTSSRLSDWTDLANPTRFVGLADKVVPWLAGIAALVLAVGLYMSFAAPEDFQQGITVRIMYIHVPFAWLAMMCYTLMAVSALGTLVWRHPLADVALKSAAPIGATFTALALITGSIWGKPMWGTWWVWDARLTSVFVLFLMYLGIIALTRALDDAGRAAWAAAIITLVGFINIPIIKFSVDWWNTLHQPASVFRLGGPTIDPSLLWPLLVMAVGFTVLFFALHLMAMRTEIRRRRVIAMRRVAARQAERQPV; translated from the coding sequence ATGAGCGATACCTCTTCACGCCTGAGCGACTGGACCGATCTCGCCAACCCGACGCGCTTCGTCGGGCTGGCCGACAAGGTCGTGCCGTGGCTGGCGGGGATTGCCGCGCTTGTCCTTGCTGTCGGGCTCTATATGAGCTTCGCGGCACCTGAGGATTTCCAGCAAGGCATCACGGTGCGCATCATGTACATCCACGTGCCCTTCGCCTGGCTCGCCATGATGTGCTACACGCTGATGGCTGTATCGGCGCTGGGCACGTTGGTCTGGCGCCATCCGCTGGCCGATGTCGCGCTCAAATCCGCGGCACCGATCGGCGCCACGTTTACGGCGCTTGCACTGATCACCGGTTCGATCTGGGGCAAGCCGATGTGGGGCACATGGTGGGTGTGGGACGCGCGGCTGACCTCGGTGTTCGTGCTGTTCCTGATGTATCTCGGCATCATCGCGCTGACCCGCGCGCTCGACGATGCCGGACGCGCCGCTTGGGCCGCCGCCATCATCACGCTGGTAGGCTTCATCAACATCCCGATCATCAAATTCTCGGTCGACTGGTGGAACACGCTGCACCAGCCAGCGTCCGTGTTCCGGCTTGGTGGCCCGACGATCGACCCAAGCCTGCTTTGGCCGCTGCTGGTCATGGCCGTTGGTTTCACGGTGCTGTTCTTCGCGCTGCATCTTATGGCGATGCGCACCGAGATCCGCCGCCGTCGCGTCATTGCCATGCGCCGCGTCGCGGCACGGCAGGCCGAACGCCAACCGGTCTGA
- a CDS encoding glucan ABC transporter ATP-binding protein/ permease yields the protein MSLLQIYWRALGYLAADKKRVALICGANVALAIVALLEPIMFGRVIGAISERGSVFTTLVMWAGLGAFNIVAFVMVARGADRFAHARRSEVLCQSFERVITMPLAWHHQHGTSNALHTLLRAVETLFSLWLEFMRQHLSTAVALVLLVPTAISMDLRMSLVLLGLGLLYVGIGRMVMRRTKAGQAAVERHYHQVFAHVTDSVSNVAVLQSYNRLGLEAETLRRYVKNLLDAQNPVLDWWALANALHRLSSAISMLIVLSIGSYLVTHGQLGIGDVIAFTGFATMLIARLDQMSAFANQISEARAKLEDFYQLEDSAADAAEPDGLRDLANVTGHVRFENVGFEFANSGQGIDDVSFEVLAGQTVAIVGPTGAGKTTLINLLQRVFSPSHGRILIDGVDTRTVTRKSLRHSIATVFQDAGLLNRSIEDNIRVGRADATNDEIHAAANAAAAQDFILSKSSGYDTLVGERGGQLSGGERQRIAIARAVLKDAPILVLDEATSALDVETEDRVKEAIDELRRDRTTFIIAHRLTTVRDADLVVFMDKGRVIEMGGFAELSLRNGRFASLLRAGGLLNDEEVRRLSRTVQQQEEAA from the coding sequence GTGTCCCTTCTGCAAATCTACTGGAGAGCGCTCGGTTATCTCGCTGCCGACAAGAAACGCGTCGCTCTGATCTGCGGCGCGAATGTCGCGCTCGCCATCGTAGCGCTTCTCGAGCCGATTATGTTTGGTCGCGTCATTGGCGCTATCTCCGAACGCGGCTCTGTCTTCACCACGCTGGTCATGTGGGCCGGTCTCGGCGCCTTCAACATCGTTGCTTTCGTCATGGTGGCGCGCGGCGCTGACCGCTTTGCCCATGCGCGGCGCAGCGAGGTTCTGTGCCAGTCCTTCGAGCGCGTGATCACTATGCCGCTCGCCTGGCACCATCAGCACGGCACCTCCAATGCGTTGCACACGCTGCTGCGCGCCGTCGAAACCCTGTTCAGCCTCTGGCTTGAATTCATGCGCCAGCACCTTTCCACGGCTGTCGCCCTCGTACTGCTGGTCCCGACCGCGATCAGCATGGACCTGCGCATGTCGCTGGTGCTGCTTGGCCTCGGACTGCTCTATGTCGGCATCGGTCGGATGGTAATGCGCCGCACCAAGGCGGGCCAAGCGGCCGTAGAGCGTCATTATCATCAGGTCTTCGCTCATGTAACGGATTCGGTCAGCAACGTCGCGGTTCTGCAGAGCTACAACCGTCTCGGTCTCGAAGCCGAGACGCTGAGGCGCTATGTCAAGAACCTGCTGGACGCACAGAACCCTGTGCTCGACTGGTGGGCGCTGGCCAATGCCTTGCACCGTCTATCATCGGCAATCTCGATGCTGATCGTGTTGTCGATCGGCTCCTATCTCGTGACTCATGGTCAGTTGGGTATCGGCGATGTGATTGCCTTCACCGGCTTTGCCACGATGCTGATTGCTCGCCTCGACCAGATGTCGGCCTTCGCCAACCAGATTTCCGAGGCGCGCGCCAAGCTAGAAGATTTCTACCAGCTCGAGGACTCCGCGGCCGATGCCGCCGAGCCGGACGGCTTGCGCGATCTCGCCAATGTCACCGGTCATGTCCGCTTCGAGAATGTCGGCTTCGAATTCGCCAATTCGGGCCAGGGCATCGACGACGTGTCGTTTGAGGTTCTGGCCGGCCAGACTGTCGCCATCGTCGGACCGACCGGCGCCGGCAAGACCACGCTCATCAATCTGCTGCAGCGCGTCTTCTCACCGTCCCATGGCCGTATCCTGATTGACGGCGTCGACACTCGCACGGTGACCCGCAAGTCGCTGCGCCATTCGATCGCCACCGTGTTCCAGGACGCAGGCCTGCTCAACCGCTCGATCGAGGACAATATCCGAGTCGGCCGTGCCGATGCGACCAATGACGAGATCCACGCCGCCGCCAATGCGGCTGCCGCGCAGGACTTCATACTGTCCAAAAGCAGCGGCTACGACACGCTGGTTGGCGAACGTGGCGGCCAGCTTTCGGGCGGTGAGCGTCAGCGTATCGCTATTGCCCGCGCCGTGCTGAAGGACGCCCCGATCCTGGTGCTCGACGAAGCGACCAGCGCCCTCGATGTCGAGACCGAGGACCGCGTCAAGGAAGCTATCGATGAACTCAGGCGCGACCGCACCACCTTCATCATCGCGCACCGCCTGACCACTGTCCGCGACGCCGATCTGGTCGTGTTCATGGACAAGGGCAGGGTGATCGAAATGGGCGGCTTCGCTGAACTGTCGCTGCGCAACGGCCGCTTCGCCAGCCTGCTGCGCGCCGGCGGCCTGCTCAACGACGAGGAGGTTCGCCGCCTCAGCCGCACGGTCCAGCAGCAGGAAGAAGCCGCCTGA